A window from Leuconostoc mesenteroides subsp. mesenteroides encodes these proteins:
- a CDS encoding metal ABC transporter substrate-binding protein produces MKQKYFFSSLIGAILALFVFVVGNVTVRADTSNIQVVSSVDFYGEVAEKVLGQYGTVKSVITNPNVDPHDYEPSAKIAAAVSKADLVVYNGIGYDSWMTKLAKNSDVQSVRVGEDVLGKKNGDNPHLWYQSQTIPRLANYLADRFSKIDPKHEAEFKANAKKYIASLKPVQTKIESLKKNSNNKSVDVSEPVFDYALEELGYSKNNTHFSKSVEDGTDPSPKDIKTMQDDIKSKKISFFVQNTQATDKTVGQLVKLAKKHDVPVLNVTETMPKNKNYKQWMLSQYKQLEKIQKSEQ; encoded by the coding sequence ATGAAACAAAAATATTTTTTTAGTAGTTTGATTGGCGCTATTTTAGCGCTCTTCGTATTTGTTGTTGGTAATGTTACAGTGAGGGCTGATACAAGCAATATTCAGGTAGTTTCCTCAGTTGATTTTTACGGTGAAGTAGCTGAAAAAGTACTCGGTCAGTATGGTACGGTTAAATCAGTCATTACAAATCCCAATGTTGATCCACATGATTATGAACCAAGCGCTAAAATTGCTGCAGCAGTTTCCAAGGCTGATTTAGTCGTGTACAACGGTATTGGTTATGACTCTTGGATGACTAAACTAGCAAAAAATTCAGATGTTCAATCTGTTCGAGTTGGTGAAGATGTTTTAGGTAAGAAAAATGGTGATAATCCACACCTATGGTATCAAAGTCAAACTATCCCTAGACTCGCAAACTATTTAGCTGATAGGTTTTCAAAAATAGATCCTAAACATGAGGCTGAGTTTAAAGCGAATGCTAAAAAATATATTGCCAGCTTGAAACCTGTTCAAACAAAAATAGAGTCGCTAAAAAAGAATTCAAATAATAAGTCTGTTGATGTAAGTGAACCGGTATTCGATTACGCTTTGGAAGAACTTGGGTATTCTAAAAATAATACACATTTTTCAAAGTCTGTTGAAGATGGTACAGACCCATCACCCAAAGATATTAAAACAATGCAAGATGATATTAAAAGTAAAAAAATCAGTTTCTTTGTTCAAAACACCCAAGCAACTGACAAAACAGTTGGACAATTGGTAAAGTTAGCAAAAAAACATGATGTACCCGTGCTAAATGTTACTGAAACCATGCCTAAGAATAAAAACTACAAACAATGGATGTTGAGTCAGTATAAGCAGTTAGAAAAAATTCAAAAATCAGAACAGTAG
- a CDS encoding ATP-binding cassette domain-containing protein, protein MIEKILEVKKLTVEVPGSVLIRELSFSVYSGTLLCITGDNGVGKTTLINYLLKAARDNKGYQSEINLHINFEDIQLVPQFRDIDAEYPLSVKNFVVLNLTRALTPWLTISEKKRLEKIISVTNLNSIKNRALGRVSGGEKQRAYLAQALMGKPKILILDESTSNLDYESRIDLLKLVKKVIVQEQLAVIFITHDPELVNLFGDYELHISNYRGEMNKLRSSEERGTHV, encoded by the coding sequence ATGATTGAAAAAATTTTAGAAGTTAAAAAGTTAACTGTCGAAGTGCCAGGAAGTGTGTTAATTCGCGAACTTTCTTTTTCAGTTTATTCAGGGACACTATTATGCATCACCGGAGACAACGGAGTTGGCAAAACAACTTTAATTAATTATTTACTAAAGGCTGCAAGAGACAATAAAGGTTATCAGTCAGAAATTAACCTGCATATTAACTTTGAAGATATTCAATTAGTACCACAGTTTAGAGATATTGATGCAGAATATCCACTTAGTGTAAAGAATTTTGTCGTTTTGAACTTAACGCGTGCTCTTACACCTTGGTTGACTATCTCAGAAAAGAAACGGTTAGAAAAAATTATTTCAGTCACGAATTTAAATAGTATTAAGAATCGTGCATTAGGTCGTGTTTCGGGTGGTGAAAAGCAACGTGCTTATTTAGCACAAGCATTAATGGGAAAGCCTAAGATACTGATTTTAGATGAAAGTACTTCTAATTTGGATTATGAGTCACGAATTGATCTTTTGAAACTAGTTAAAAAAGTTATTGTGCAGGAACAGTTAGCTGTTATTTTCATTACACATGATCCGGAGTTGGTTAATTTGTTTGGTGACTATGAACTGCACATTAGTAATTACCGCGGTGAGATGAATAAATTGCGTTCTTCTGAAGAAAGAGGTACACATGTTTAA
- a CDS encoding metal ABC transporter permease, translating to MFNYPFMQYAFIASFFISIICAVIGVFVVARKTSFYVHTLSEISFSGASFAIFAGISPISGMLLFTILSSIFVSLSGNRLSQRESSISVFSAIFIGLGVLFLSLSNKQSSYATNILFGSIVGISQENLYELLVLIIVILLITLLMYRKLKYVSFDTIGSDWNAKGTVWISLLFLILVACTVSVTAQIVGSLLIFSLLTVPASSAKYIARSVHHMILLSFVFALFGTWTGLYLSYITNWPVSFFITIIEGAIYCLSLLYYKINKSHR from the coding sequence ATGTTTAATTACCCATTCATGCAGTATGCGTTCATTGCAAGCTTTTTTATATCAATTATTTGTGCAGTAATTGGTGTTTTCGTTGTGGCACGTAAAACATCTTTTTATGTTCATACGTTATCTGAAATTAGTTTTTCAGGTGCTAGTTTTGCTATTTTCGCCGGAATATCACCCATTAGTGGCATGCTATTATTTACAATACTAAGTTCAATATTTGTCTCTCTATCAGGCAATCGCCTGAGTCAACGGGAATCTTCTATTAGTGTTTTTTCAGCTATATTCATTGGATTAGGTGTTTTATTTTTGTCACTGTCGAATAAGCAGTCTAGTTATGCCACTAATATTTTATTTGGTAGTATTGTTGGTATTAGCCAAGAAAACCTATATGAGCTGTTAGTGTTAATTATTGTTATTTTATTGATTACGCTACTAATGTATCGCAAGCTCAAGTATGTATCATTTGATACAATCGGTTCTGATTGGAATGCTAAAGGTACCGTTTGGATTTCTTTACTATTTTTAATACTAGTAGCATGTACTGTTAGTGTGACCGCGCAAATTGTTGGATCATTATTGATATTTTCTTTGTTAACGGTTCCTGCATCCTCTGCCAAATATATTGCTAGATCTGTTCATCATATGATATTGCTTTCTTTTGTGTTTGCACTGTTTGGCACCTGGACGGGCCTATATTTGAGCTATATTACTAATTGGCCTGTTAGCTTCTTTATCACCATTATTGAGGGAGCTATTTATTGTTTATCATTGTTGTATTATAAAATCAATAAGTCACATCGTTAA
- a CDS encoding NAD(P)/FAD-dependent oxidoreductase has protein sequence MTQQYDYDVLYLGSGHGTFDGAVPLAQSGVKVGIIEKDLIGGTCPNYGCNAKITLDAPVTLLRESERFSGVVAGNLKINWKESVAHKQEVIDDLPGMISGLIKRSGIDIIQGTGIFQDNHTILVDGQPKTADKIVISTGLRPHRIDIPGSELAHDSREFMDLTELPNKIVIIGSGYISMEFATIANAAGSDVTVLMHGEKALKEFYQPYVNKVIDDLKKRGVKFVKNAKISSFEKSGDQVIVNYGDNQSLSVEWVLDATGRIPNTDGLGLAEIGVNYNEKGVVVNEYLQTNIDNIYASGDVIDKVQPKLTPTAIFESTYLFKRFSGQSREPIIYPVIPSVVFTSPRIAKIGVTVDEAKQNNYQIEENDLVDDWYRKVNKETISENTLIFDDEHRLLGATEVSEQAENVINTLLPAIEFKFNKEEMSRLVHLFPSISASTWDLL, from the coding sequence ATGACACAGCAGTACGATTATGATGTTTTGTATTTGGGCAGTGGCCACGGTACGTTTGATGGGGCAGTTCCACTTGCTCAATCAGGGGTCAAAGTCGGTATTATCGAAAAAGATTTGATTGGTGGTACATGTCCAAACTACGGTTGTAATGCTAAAATTACACTTGATGCGCCAGTTACTTTACTTCGTGAATCAGAGCGTTTCTCAGGTGTCGTTGCGGGTAACTTAAAAATCAACTGGAAAGAGAGTGTTGCGCACAAACAAGAAGTGATTGATGATTTGCCAGGGATGATTAGTGGACTTATCAAGCGTTCAGGGATTGATATTATTCAAGGAACGGGCATCTTTCAAGATAATCACACGATTCTAGTAGACGGGCAGCCAAAAACAGCTGATAAAATTGTCATTTCGACTGGCTTACGTCCACATAGGATTGATATTCCTGGTAGTGAGTTGGCCCACGATAGCCGTGAGTTTATGGATTTAACTGAATTACCCAACAAGATTGTTATTATAGGATCTGGCTACATTAGTATGGAATTTGCAACAATTGCCAATGCTGCAGGTTCTGACGTTACAGTGTTGATGCACGGAGAAAAAGCGCTTAAAGAATTTTATCAGCCATATGTCAACAAAGTGATTGATGACCTTAAGAAACGTGGTGTAAAGTTTGTTAAAAATGCTAAGATTTCAAGTTTTGAAAAATCCGGTGATCAAGTTATCGTCAATTACGGCGATAATCAATCACTATCAGTTGAATGGGTGTTAGATGCGACTGGTCGCATCCCCAATACCGATGGTCTGGGATTAGCAGAGATTGGCGTGAACTACAACGAAAAAGGTGTGGTCGTTAACGAGTATTTGCAAACTAATATTGATAACATATACGCATCAGGGGATGTTATTGATAAAGTACAGCCTAAATTGACACCAACAGCAATTTTTGAATCAACTTATTTGTTTAAGCGTTTTTCTGGCCAAAGCAGAGAACCTATCATATATCCTGTAATTCCATCAGTTGTATTTACATCTCCTAGAATTGCTAAAATTGGTGTAACTGTTGATGAGGCAAAACAAAACAATTATCAAATTGAAGAGAATGATTTGGTTGATGATTGGTATCGTAAAGTGAATAAAGAAACAATTAGTGAAAACACTTTAATTTTTGATGATGAACATCGATTGCTTGGTGCAACAGAAGTTAGTGAGCAAGCAGAAAATGTTATTAACACATTGTTACCAGCCATTGAATTTAAATTTAATAAAGAAGAAATGTCTCGACTAGTTCACTTGTTCCCTTCAATCAGTGCTTCTACTTGGGATTTATTATAA
- the add gene encoding adenosine deaminase — MEHKTLTTRITKEFTKKLPKCELHVHIEGTIEPELRLKLAQRNHITLPETTVTDIRKSYQFNDLASFLAVYYPGMSVLITEEDFYDLAFDYLQRAADNNVRHVEIFFDPQAHTTRGVAFKTIITGLHRAILDARALNIDAALIMCFLRDLPKESARQTLLEALPYRDKFIGVGLDSDEHNNPPLKFARQFEDAAAYGLHLTTHCDIDQKDSIEHIRQALEIMEVERLDHGTNIVEDPDLVNLVIKKGIGLTSCPLSNSFVTPDMKGKELIALLNQGVKISIHSDDPAYFGGYISDNYYKMATAFNLSKEQLIQLARNSFESAWISTEQKKLYLQELEQYAAEN; from the coding sequence ATGGAGCACAAAACATTGACAACTAGAATTACCAAAGAATTCACAAAAAAATTACCAAAATGTGAGTTACATGTACATATTGAAGGAACTATTGAACCAGAACTAAGGCTTAAGTTAGCCCAACGTAATCATATCACGCTACCTGAAACAACCGTCACAGATATACGAAAATCTTATCAATTTAACGATTTAGCGTCTTTTTTGGCTGTTTACTATCCAGGAATGTCAGTTTTAATAACGGAAGAAGATTTCTATGATTTGGCTTTTGACTATTTACAAAGAGCCGCTGACAATAACGTTCGTCATGTCGAAATTTTCTTTGACCCTCAAGCGCATACAACGCGAGGTGTTGCCTTTAAAACAATCATTACTGGCCTTCATAGAGCCATTTTAGATGCACGCGCTTTAAATATCGATGCTGCACTGATTATGTGCTTCTTGCGTGACTTACCAAAAGAGTCCGCTCGTCAAACACTTCTCGAAGCACTCCCTTACAGAGATAAGTTTATTGGTGTTGGACTTGATTCTGATGAACATAACAATCCGCCTTTAAAGTTTGCTCGTCAGTTTGAAGATGCGGCAGCCTATGGCCTGCACCTCACCACCCATTGTGATATTGACCAAAAAGATTCCATTGAACATATTCGTCAAGCACTTGAAATCATGGAAGTCGAGCGGCTTGACCATGGTACTAATATTGTCGAAGACCCAGACTTAGTCAACTTAGTTATTAAAAAAGGGATTGGCTTGACATCTTGCCCACTCTCAAATTCCTTTGTTACACCAGACATGAAAGGTAAAGAATTGATTGCCTTGTTAAACCAAGGCGTTAAAATTTCTATTCATTCTGATGATCCAGCTTATTTTGGTGGATATATTAGTGACAATTACTATAAAATGGCTACCGCGTTCAATTTAAGTAAGGAACAACTAATTCAGTTAGCTCGTAATTCTTTTGAATCAGCTTGGATTAGTACTGAACAGAAAAAGTTATATTTACAAGAGTTAGAACAATACGCTGCCGAAAATTAA
- a CDS encoding deoxyribodipyrimidine photo-lyase, which produces MVSVIWFRRDLRLEDNIALFNALRHNNEIFCVFHINPEQVTKKNTVNQSAFFASVLHFKNTLKTQGITLNIMYGDINDCFASLKQKLPDWHDIFFNFDERGFGRNRDQKIVAFFENKLKVKAHPYIDYNLHGATEVKKDSGEGYKVFTPYFKKWIHAEKPAPVGYVIDKRVKNAQLLFPENEPLLETFIDHRISFIKKDLGSETAKKVLKQFINENLDRYDEERDFPANDGTSHLSRYLRTGEISIRTVWQAIEQSPNSDGKITFMKELCWRDFYNMIYVMYPNQNVESINKDFQHVDWINDEQQFEAWRTGQTGFPIVDAAMRQLNETGWMHNRLRMIVASFLTKDLLIDWRWGEAYFHSKLLDYDAASNIGGWQWAASTGTDSVPYFRIFNPTLQSKKFDSNGLFIKKYVPELKNVDNKMIHEPGKLSESEQIRFNVRMGQNYPFPIVDHSYARKRAISIYESSKDVN; this is translated from the coding sequence ATGGTATCTGTTATATGGTTTCGCAGAGATCTTCGATTAGAGGATAATATTGCATTATTTAATGCATTGCGACATAATAATGAAATTTTTTGTGTGTTTCATATTAATCCGGAACAAGTAACAAAAAAGAACACCGTGAATCAAAGTGCTTTTTTTGCGAGCGTCTTGCATTTTAAAAACACACTCAAAACACAAGGCATTACCTTAAACATAATGTATGGTGATATTAATGATTGTTTTGCCTCTCTAAAACAAAAGTTACCAGATTGGCATGACATTTTTTTTAATTTTGATGAAAGAGGTTTTGGGAGAAACAGAGATCAAAAAATTGTAGCTTTTTTCGAGAATAAGTTAAAAGTTAAAGCACATCCTTATATTGATTATAATCTACACGGTGCCACCGAAGTAAAAAAAGATTCTGGGGAAGGGTACAAAGTATTTACTCCTTACTTTAAAAAGTGGATACATGCAGAAAAACCAGCACCGGTAGGCTATGTGATTGATAAACGAGTTAAAAATGCCCAATTACTTTTTCCAGAAAATGAGCCATTACTGGAAACATTTATTGATCATCGTATTTCCTTTATAAAAAAAGACTTAGGCAGTGAGACGGCTAAAAAGGTACTCAAGCAATTCATTAACGAAAATTTAGATCGGTATGATGAAGAAAGAGATTTTCCGGCAAATGACGGTACAAGCCATTTATCAAGATATTTACGGACTGGAGAAATATCAATTCGAACAGTTTGGCAAGCAATTGAGCAGTCTCCTAATAGTGATGGTAAAATCACGTTTATGAAAGAGCTTTGTTGGCGTGATTTCTATAATATGATTTATGTAATGTACCCAAATCAAAACGTTGAATCGATTAATAAAGATTTTCAACATGTTGATTGGATAAATGATGAACAGCAATTTGAAGCTTGGCGAACAGGCCAAACTGGATTTCCAATTGTAGACGCTGCTATGCGGCAATTAAATGAGACTGGATGGATGCATAATCGTTTAAGAATGATTGTCGCTTCATTTTTGACTAAAGATTTACTCATCGATTGGCGGTGGGGAGAGGCATATTTTCACAGTAAATTGTTAGATTATGATGCAGCAAGTAATATTGGCGGTTGGCAGTGGGCTGCTTCTACGGGTACAGATAGTGTTCCTTATTTTCGAATATTTAATCCTACTTTACAATCGAAAAAATTTGATTCAAATGGATTATTCATTAAAAAATATGTACCAGAACTAAAGAATGTGGATAACAAAATGATTCATGAACCAGGAAAACTCTCGGAATCAGAACAGATACGATTTAATGTTAGAATGGGTCAGAACTATCCTTTTCCGATTGTAGATCATTCATACGCAAGGAAACGCGCAATTAGTATTTATGAGAGCAGTAAAGATGTTAATTAA
- a CDS encoding FtsX-like permease family protein, which translates to MFLALREIKHEKLRYGLIVTLILFISYLVFILNGLATGLSDLNKSAITQWQASKILLDKDAEGRLTQSFLDSDDQKKVSGQGTPISQYSTLVKNSHADKTNAQILAIQNDGFIYKNINIVSGKRFSEDNTATVSDELKKSGFKIGDAITIANSNEKLKIVGFTSNASLNVAPVIYTSFKTLNKINQAPVNAFVFNKKITGNTDFKNSKLYTINSFIEKLPGYQAQQLTFRFMIGFLFVIVLIVISIFLYILTIQKLPNFGVMKAQGISTKYLVLNTLTQTFLMAVVGIGLAIIFTIITSYVLPSEVPIAISTTQVVATSLGILIMSLLGSLLPIRQIIKVDPFEMIGG; encoded by the coding sequence ATGTTTTTGGCATTAAGAGAAATCAAGCATGAAAAATTACGTTATGGATTAATTGTTACGTTGATACTTTTTATTAGCTATTTAGTTTTTATTCTAAACGGTCTTGCTACAGGACTATCTGATTTGAATAAGTCGGCGATTACGCAATGGCAGGCATCAAAAATACTGCTAGATAAAGATGCTGAAGGACGGCTGACGCAATCATTTCTGGATAGTGATGACCAAAAGAAGGTTAGTGGACAAGGGACGCCAATTAGTCAGTATAGCACCTTGGTCAAGAACAGCCATGCTGATAAAACTAACGCACAAATTTTAGCAATCCAAAATGATGGATTTATCTATAAAAATATAAATATCGTATCTGGGAAGCGTTTTAGTGAAGATAATACAGCGACTGTATCTGATGAATTGAAAAAATCAGGTTTCAAAATTGGGGATGCGATTACGATAGCTAATAGCAACGAGAAATTGAAGATTGTTGGATTTACTTCGAACGCCTCCCTGAATGTGGCTCCGGTTATTTATACGTCTTTTAAAACTCTAAATAAAATTAATCAGGCACCCGTTAACGCTTTCGTTTTTAACAAAAAGATTACAGGAAATACAGATTTTAAAAATAGCAAATTATACACGATAAATAGTTTTATTGAAAAGTTACCTGGTTATCAAGCCCAACAGTTAACTTTTAGATTTATGATTGGTTTTCTTTTTGTGATTGTTTTGATTGTTATTTCCATCTTTTTATACATTTTGACAATTCAAAAATTACCCAATTTTGGTGTTATGAAAGCACAGGGGATTTCTACTAAGTATCTGGTATTAAATACGCTCACACAAACGTTCTTGATGGCAGTAGTAGGTATCGGATTAGCTATTATTTTTACAATTATAACTTCGTACGTTCTCCCTAGTGAGGTACCTATAGCCATTTCAACCACACAAGTGGTCGCCACAAGTCTTGGTATTTTAATTATGTCACTACTTGGTTCTTTATTACCAATTAGACAAATAATTAAAGTCGACCCATTTGAAATGATAGGAGGTTAA
- a CDS encoding ATP-binding cassette domain-containing protein, translating into MSRLKFENVSKKYGTGTSEFLALDNINFSADAQQLILVVGPSGSGKTTFLTIAGGLQSPTSGMVKINGEIIGELSKKEQSDLRLNTVGFILQSYNLVPYLTVNEQYELVDKVKEQHLSHEEFRVVLKTLAIEDLGAKYPNELSGGQRQRVAIARALYADPEYILADEPTASLDTARSKEVMSLLRELAHKNDKTIIVVTHDLRLKEDVDKVYQIIDGKMTEIDNNTLSEMQ; encoded by the coding sequence ATGTCACGTTTAAAGTTTGAAAACGTTAGTAAAAAATATGGCACCGGAACCAGTGAATTTTTGGCGTTAGATAATATTAATTTCAGTGCTGATGCCCAGCAATTAATATTAGTTGTTGGTCCGTCAGGTTCTGGGAAGACGACCTTTTTAACAATTGCTGGTGGATTACAGTCTCCAACATCGGGTATGGTGAAAATTAATGGTGAAATAATAGGCGAGCTATCAAAAAAAGAGCAATCGGATCTCCGATTAAATACGGTAGGATTTATTTTGCAGTCATATAATCTAGTGCCTTACTTAACGGTTAATGAACAATATGAACTAGTAGATAAAGTGAAAGAACAACATTTATCTCATGAAGAATTTCGTGTTGTTTTAAAAACACTAGCTATCGAAGATTTAGGAGCCAAGTACCCTAACGAACTATCTGGTGGTCAAAGACAGCGTGTTGCTATTGCACGGGCTTTGTATGCTGATCCGGAATATATTTTAGCTGATGAGCCAACCGCTTCATTGGATACGGCTCGGTCTAAAGAAGTGATGTCGCTATTACGTGAATTGGCTCATAAGAATGACAAAACAATTATTGTGGTGACACATGACTTACGTTTGAAGGAAGATGTCGATAAGGTTTATCAAATTATTGATGGCAAGATGACCGAAATTGATAACAATACACTTAGTGAGATGCAGTAA
- a CDS encoding universal stress protein, whose protein sequence is MINTIVVATDGSEAAMRAVEYSTQLAKKFNAKIEIVSIIQYSTVAYHDGSQIFYASMTDSLTKLASDNLSKAASVVEPAGVSFDTHMFKGDARFILVNEVIEKYNPDLIVMGKTGTTVLTRMFIGSTARYVSERADTNVLLVK, encoded by the coding sequence ATGATTAATACAATTGTTGTTGCGACTGATGGTAGTGAGGCAGCTATGAGAGCTGTGGAGTACAGCACTCAGTTAGCAAAAAAATTTAATGCAAAGATAGAAATTGTCAGTATCATTCAATATTCTACTGTTGCCTATCATGATGGTAGCCAGATTTTTTATGCCTCGATGACAGATAGCCTAACGAAGTTAGCATCAGATAATCTTTCCAAAGCAGCATCTGTTGTTGAGCCTGCCGGTGTATCATTTGACACACATATGTTTAAAGGAGATGCTCGTTTTATTTTGGTTAACGAGGTCATAGAAAAATATAATCCAGATTTGATTGTAATGGGAAAAACAGGTACAACAGTCTTGACGCGAATGTTTATTGGTTCTACTGCACGCTATGTATCTGAACGGGCAGATACAAATGTGTTACTTGTAAAATAA
- a CDS encoding PH domain-containing protein, producing MGLLNGLMGNASSVPVASVQKEIAPLLIESEIVEDAFRLVRDLVIFTNKRLILSDIQGFTGKKVAYKSIAYRSISKFSTETSGHFDLDGEVKIWISGQTEPSENIQFKKGQALTDVQKLLAQKVL from the coding sequence ATGGGTTTATTAAACGGATTAATGGGTAATGCTTCAAGTGTTCCTGTCGCAAGTGTCCAAAAAGAAATTGCACCCCTTTTGATTGAATCAGAAATAGTCGAAGATGCTTTCCGGCTTGTACGTGATCTGGTTATTTTTACAAATAAAAGACTTATTTTAAGTGATATTCAAGGTTTTACAGGCAAAAAGGTTGCGTATAAATCTATTGCCTACCGTTCTATTTCGAAATTCTCTACCGAAACTAGTGGTCACTTTGATCTCGATGGAGAAGTAAAAATTTGGATATCCGGACAAACTGAACCATCGGAGAACATACAATTTAAAAAGGGACAAGCATTGACAGATGTACAAAAATTACTAGCTCAAAAAGTTTTATAG